The window TGAAGGGCTATAATCAGGTCTCTTTCAGTTACAATAGCAGTAGGTACATTATCGTTATCAACAACTATCAATGAACCTATTCTCTCTAACAACATCTTTGCCGCTGCCTCATTTATAGACTTATTAGGATCTATAGTATGTACATGAGGAGTTTTAATATCCTTTATTTTTTCATAGTAAAATGTATCTAAGTTGTTTTTTGAGAGATGTTTCAAGAAGTTCTTAAGTATATCTGCGGCGGTAATTACACCTACTAGTTTACCTTCAGTATCGACTACTGGTAGTCTCCTAAACCCTCTCTTAACCATTAATTTTGCTCCCTCTACAACAGGCATATCCTCATAAATAGTTGTGACCCTTTTTGTCATAAACTTACTAACCGGATAAACGTGATCTAGATCCTGAAAAATTAGCATCATCTCCCTTTCCGTCACTATCCCTTTCACCTTTTTCTCCACATCAATCACAGGTAAGGAGCCTAGATTTCTGGCAACCATTATGGTTAATGCGTCTATCACATCATCATCCTCATAAACATAAGCAGGCTTTGGTGACATCACTTTACTGATTTCCTTATTCAATAATTCATATAATTGAGCCTGGTTACAAGTTTTCTCACATGCGTCCACAATACATGAAATTAAATCACGAGTTGAAACTATACCCTCAAGACTCTTATCGACAATTATGACTCTTCCGATCCCCCTTGTATTAATTCGTTTAAAGGCATCATATAGTTTATCATATAAGCTTAACACTGGAGGATCTTGTAACATTATTGTTTTTATTTGCATTATAATAAATTATGATTCACCTTTTATAAAGATATGAGTTTATTCATGGCTCTGTATACCTCAGCTACACTCCAAGCTTGAGCAATAGCTCCTCCGTTGGAATAAGGTGGAACGTCCTCAAATAACTCAGGGATAAAACCATTGTGCAGCTTCGCATATTCCAACAAAGGTTTGAAAGTATCCAATAGAAGTTTAGATCTCACTATATCAGTCTCATACCTCAGCTTAGCATCGACATAAGCTCCTATTAACCATGGCCACACTAGACCATTATGATAAGCTTCATCCCTTTTTGCTCTTTCTCCTCTATAAACTGGTTTATATTTAGGGTCTTTAGACGATAGTGTACTTAACCCGTATGATCTTAAAAGCTCCTTTTCTATGGTTACCATTACACTCTTTCCCTTTTCAATAGGCAATATATTAAATGGAAGGGATATGGCGAAAATCTGGTTAGGTCTTATTGTGTTATCCGGTGTAAATGAGGGAGTAAGGTAATCATAAAGACCCCAATTTGTGACAAACCTCTCCATGAAGGACCTTTTGACCTTTTCGGCAACTTCCCTATACAGTGAGCTTGAGTCCCCCAAGATCTTAGAGAAATAATCAAGTATCATCAATGCATTGTACCACAAGGCATTGATCTCAACAGCTGCTCCCTCTCTGGGGGTTACAATTCTACCATTATAGCTGGCATCCATCCACGTTCTTGGCGCACCCCTGTGAAATAGAATTTCCCCCATTGTATATACAATTCCGTTCCCCTTCATATAGGACTCAACGATATCCTGAAGTATCGGGTAAATCTTTCTTATAAACTGAGTATCACGGGAATAACTGTACAGTTTATATATCGCATTGATCGCCCATAAGCTCACGTCAACCCCGAGGTAAATCGGTTCTCCGGATGGGGTAATATGATTAGGCAAGAGACCCTTATTATTGTATTGTAGGTATCTATTAATTATTTCCTTTGCTTGATCGTATAGTCCCTGTAATAGTAGTATTCCCTCAAGAGATATGAATGTATCTCTACCCCATTCATCAAACCAATGGTATCCTGTTACTATGGAATAGCCCTCATGACCCTTTACAAGAAAGTTTAATGATGACTCCCCGAGCAATTTAATAATGTCTGAAGGAGTCTCCTTGATCTCAGACTTATCGAAAGAATTATGGTATGCATGGATTGTCAGTTCATTCTTTTCACTTGTTAAGAAAAATGGATTGTATAGGTTCTCCTTGCTATTATTCCCTAATTCATAGTCTATTACGTAAAAGAAGTCATAGTATGAGTAACCAGTGTTGGTAAGTTTAAACTTATTTTCCACGACGAAATTTAGAGCTAACGACCCATCGTATCTGTAAAGGCTGACCAAATTATCCTTTACTTTTTGCGTGAATATAAGGTTCTCAGGCTGAGAGACTAGGTGATGACTCCTAAATGTCATCAGCGGATAGACCTTTATTGAACCATCTGTAGCCTTATATTTTATTGTTACACCATTGGTACCTTGGCTTGCGATGAGTAGCTTTTCAACAATAATTCCGTTAACATCGTAAATCCACTTTACGTAATTTCTCCCCCAATGGAAGTGCTTAAGATATTTATAACCATCAGGATAATAGGCATTAGAATAATGATTTGTTGAGAGCGGAAAGTCCTCTCTATTTAAAACTAGAAAGTCCTCAAATTTTGAGAGAATTAAATATCTCTTATGTGGAGGATTAAGAGGGACTACTAGATAACCATGGTAGGTTCTTGAGTTAATACCACATATCGTCGAAGAAGAATACCCGCCAGTGCCAAAAGTCAGCAACCACTCTTTTCTCTCGCATTCTTCGGGTGTATGCATTCATATCGAGATTAGAATGAGTAGTAATTAAAACTATTTACTTAGATTTCTGTGATTCTATACACAGTGTATAAAAACGTACTTATTCAGTGAAATGTTAAACTGTTGAGATGGTAATGATTTGTTTACGGGATGAGGCTTAAGATCATTACATGGACTCTTAGTTAGTCTTATCAAATTGCTTCTTTCATCTGATGAGATGCAATGACCAATTCGGAATGAGACCAGACCAATGGTAAGACAGACGTGCTTTGAAGATTATCAGGATCAACTTGTTCAGGAAGTAGACCAGTAGGAACGGCTCTATCTAAAACCCAACTTATGTACTCATTAGCTTTCTGAACATTGCCCACTCTTAAATAATACTCTGCTACCCAAAGAGTAGTTATTAACCATGGATTTGGTCTACTCTTATTTCTCCTATATGTATCACCTTCATATCTTATAATACCGCCATTGACCTTTAACGCAGACTCAATTGCATTGATAGTTGATACCATTATTGGGTCTTTAGGATCAATAACGCTGAAGAAAAATGGAGAATACATACTGGCATCAATCGTAGTATCCACATTTCCGTTCTCATCCAATCGTCTAATAAATCTCCCATTATATGTCATCTTCCTCAAGATCATACTTTTCATGTACTCTGCGATCGAAACCATGTCACTTGCCATTACCTCATCTCCCATGTCATAAACTAGTTTAGACGCCTCAGTTAACGCGCCATACACAGTTGACACTGTATATATATGAATGCCGTAACGTTCCTCCCAGAGGTCAAAACTAGGTTTAGGCAGACCGTCTTCTATGAATTTCATCAGAAACTTTAAGGCTGGCTTGATGAAACTTCTGTATATTTCTACTAGCTCATCAATGTCTTTATAAATCCTGTAATGATTTGCTATAGCCCACACCTCTAGTGCGGTCTCATCTTCCTGAATTGGGAGTATTCTTTTTCCTTTGTAAATCCAAGGATGCCAAGAGCTAGCTAGTGTTGAATCAGGATTATATTTGTGGTAAAGAAAACCCTCTTCACTGATAAGTTTAGATATGAATTTATAGTGTTTTAAGGCAAGTTCTCCATAACCTGCAATATCTAAAGCGTAGGCTGAGATAGCCGAGTCCCTTGGCCAACAGTAGGTGTAAGCGTCACCATAAATTCCCATGAAGGAATAGTCTGAGGATGCAATTATAGATCCGTTTTCATTCATGTGGTCTCTTATAGTCAGCAGGCTAATTTTATATAGATCATTCATCTTTTGTAAGCTAAATTTCCTTTCTGACTTCAACAACCAGTTGGACCAAAATGAATGATTGGCAACGAATGAGGATTCTATCTCAGTGGAATTTGCCCTTCTCAATAAGGTTTTTATCTCTGATAGACTTCTACCAAAGGCTAAGGCTAAATATGCCTTCTCACTGTTGGAAGGGTTGATTTCAAGCTCTAATGCTAAGGCCGACTGTACATCCCCATTTTCTATTGGTCGATTGCTAAGATAACCACGTCTTATCTCGTCCGCGATCTCCTCCTTGCCTACTGAGTATTCTTGCATGTCTTTCAGAATACTAAATAGTTCAATACCGATGTATCGTCTAGACTTGTAATGAACAATGGAGTTCGTCTCAGGTTCTATGAATGCTGTATCGCCAAAGGGAGTTGAGTAAAGATCTAGATCGAAATTAAATATCAACTTAATTTTTAATGGTGAGTCAGTTGTGTTATAAACTTTTAATATCCTATAGTACAATGGCGCATAAATATCTGAAAAATCATATGCTAATAATCGTATATCTGAATTTATAGATGCATTTATTTCTGCAATGTTCGTATTGTGGAAGTAATTTAGTGATACTCGCCACTCCTCATCAGGAATTAATTTTCCCTGCGTGAAAATGTATTGTCTAACTGGTTTCCCATTAGTGTGGTTTTCCATTCCAGCATGTGGGTAGTAAATATCTATTATTCTCCCTAGCTGATCCAAATTAATCAATGTCCGTTCGTTACCAATACTGACGTATCTCATGTGAGTATCGTATCATATAGCTTACTATCCGCATTAATAACCTTATGTGGATAAATCTTTGAGTTCACTATTTCTGTTCCTTCATCCACTACTGCACCATCAGCTATTACACTATTTACTACCACTGTTGGCTTTTTAGGTGAAGATCTAATCTCTACATGTCTACCCACTATTGATCTTTCAACAATTGCGTTATCTCCAATATATACTCTGTCCATAACAGCACTCTTTATTACCTTAACCCTTCTACCGATTATTGTAAAATTATCTATTGATGATTCCTCTATATAAGTATCCTTACCTATCTGACAGTGCCTGCCAATTAAGATATTTCCCTCAAGTTTCAATTCCCCGTTCCTATACATCCTTTTAATTTTGGCTCTCCTTTTTCTCGAGTCGTAACTAGTACCTTGTACAAATATTCTCCTATTGCTTACGATTCTTACCCCATGGACATCCCTTTCATCCAATTCCCTAAGTAAAGTATAAACTGCATCTAGGTATCTACCAGGTGTTCCAACGTCAAACCATAAACCATCCATCTTATACGCGTATACAGGATAACCTTTTCTTATTAAATAAGGTATGATATCCTTGCCAAAGTCCATCTTACCCATTTCATACATCTCTCTGACCTCCTCGCTCTCGAATATTTTCCTGATTTCTGCGCTCAATACATATATTCCTGTGTTAACCAGATTTGATGGAGCCTCCTCTCTCCTTGGCTTCTCAACGAATCTCCTTATCTTGTTATCACTCTCCAATTCCGCAACACCAAACTCCTCAACATTTTCCATAGGTTTGATCACTATTGTCATCATTGCTCTCTTTTCTTCATGATATTCTAATAATTTCTTAACGTCCAATTTGAAGAGATTATCGCCCTGTACAACAAGCACAGGATCATTGATATTATAGTATTCCATGTTTATCCTTACAGAGTCAGCATTCCCTATACTATCTACTCTTGGTTGGTATTTGAAGTGTACTCTAGGTTTTATATGATACCTAGCTGAGAAACCTATGCCTTCCTGATAAATGTCAAATAAAGATCTATAGTTTACGTACCCTCTCACTCCAAAGATTATTTCTTTAATACCCTGTCTGGCTAACTCAATCAAGGTATATTCAATCAGTGGTCTATTCAGAAGCCTCACTGTAGCTTTCGATGTTTCAATAGTTAATGGTCTTAGCCTAGTAGCCTCACCGCCAATTGGTATAATCACTTTTATATCTTCTATTCTAGTCATCAGTAATAGTTTTTACTTATGAGACTATAAATATTCCCATATGAGAAATGTCATCTTAGGGTTCGAAGTTCACCAACCCTTTAGAATAAAAGGAAGCTACTTTTGGAACCCACAATTTAGAGATAATCCGATCGAAAAATATTTTGATAACCAGTTAAATAGGGATGTATTTCTTAGAGCTAAGCAAAAATGCTATATACCTGCAACTAAAATAATTCTAGATGAAATTGAGAGAGGAGAAAATGAAGGATACGACGTCAAGGTATTCTATTCGATATCAGGAACCTTCATGGAGCAGGCAGAAAAGTGGGGAAGAGAAGTAATAGACTTACTTCAACAACTCTCATATACAAAGAAGGTGGAGTTTTTATCTCAAACCTATTACCACTCGATAACAGGTTTGTGGGATGACTTAGATGAATGGAAAGAACAAGTTAAACAGCACTCAGAGTTAATAAAGGAATACTTTAATCAAACACCGACAACTTTTGAGAACACTGAACTACTAGTTACTCCCAGAATATTAAAGGAAGTTGAGAACTTAGGTTTCAAATCAATTATAATGGAAGGAAAAGAGAGCGTACTGAACGGTAGATCACCAAATTATGTCTACAGAATAAAGAACAGTAAATTAGTAGGCTTACTGAGAAACTATAGGCTAAGTGATGATATTGCCTTCAGGTTTTCGAACAGGAATTGGGACCAATACCCACTAACTGCACAAAAACTCTCTGACTGGTTACTGTGGTCAGAGGGTGATGTTGGATTAATCTTCGTTGATTATGAAACATTTGGGGAGCATCATTGGCCTGAAAGTGGAATCCTAGACTTCTTGAGGTGGTTACCAAGAGAACTTTCAAGAAGGGAAATAAAAATGAGATTGCCTAAAGAGGTATATGATAGGGCTGTTCAAGAGATAGAAATAACTCAAACATCATCTTGGGCTGATATAAACAAGGATGAATCAAGTTGGTTAGGAAATATAATGCAATGGGCTTATGATGAAATGGTCAGAAGAACCGAAATGTTGGCAAAAGAGTTGGGTAAAGAGTATCTTAAAGCCTGGAAGTATTTCACAACTAGTGATCATTATTATTACCTGTTTTTAGGTAGTAGTAGCCCAGCAGAGGTCCACTCATATTTTAGCTCCTTTAACTCACCCATTGATGCTTTCATAAACGAGATTTACGCTATCTCAATGTTTCAAGAGGAAATGAGAAAGAAGTTAAAGATAGAAAATGAACCGTTTATATTTTACAAGGGTTTGAAGAGAGGTAAGGAAGTTTGGACGATAGACCAGTATAAGGAGCTAATAAAACAAAAGCCAGAATATAAAGACTTCGAAAAGTATATTCAAGAGTGGATTAAGCAATGAAGAGATATGAAAGCCTATGGTTTGAGGACGAACTAAAGCACGCCTGGATGATAAGCGCTGAGCTAGAGAAAGTAGCTAGTCTAGGGGGATTGGGGCCAGTAGTATATAATCTTAGTAAAGAATTAGTTAAGCAGGGCATAAAAGTAACTGTAATCATGCCAAGCCACGGTCGTCATCTTAATGACTATTATAGGTCACTTCTTAAATTGAACGAAATATCTTTAGTTGCAGAAGGAGATAGAATAGGTATTGATGGTAAATCTTACCACTACAAGCTAGGGTTTGAACATGGAAATTTGGATGGAATTAACGTGGTTTTAATTAAAGGACTGGATTACAACACAGGAAGGATAATTGATTCCTGGAACATTTACGATAACGCCATGGAGAAATCTTCACTCCTAGCTAGGGCTGTCGAGAAGTATGCAAAGTTCTCAATACCTAATGACATACCGTCCATAATACACGTACATGATTGGCACTCTGTAATTGCAGGTGTAATTGCTAAATTTACATTTGAGGCTAGGAGAGTAATAGTTCCTCTAGTATTTACAATTCACCTGTTAAACAAGGTTAGTGCACCTTGGCATTACGCATCAGAGGATTGGAGTGGACTGATAAATTATCCTCATTACATTTGGAGAATAATAAAACATGACTTGTACACAACTAGAGAAGTCTGGGATTTCTTCTCTTCTGGTTCCATAGAAAAGTTTGGCTCTTATGAGGCTGATCTAATAACATCAGTTAGTAAAAGCTACCTTACATATGATATATTTAACTTCATAGGAAACTGGATAGAGAATAAGAGTTGTATTCATTATAACGGTACTGATTGGGAAATAGAGGAGACTAAAAAGTACGCTTACAGCAAGTTTGGGACTGAGGATAAGGCTGAAATAAGAAAAAGATTATTTGACGAACTAGAGGTCCTAAAAATAACCCCTGAGGATTACACTACACGTAACATACTTTGGAATAACAGATTCAATATAGGTATAAAGGATGACTGGACATATAGTAGACTAGAAAACGGTCCTCTAATTCTATTTGCAGGAAGAATGGTTTATCAGAAGGGAATAGATTCATTACTTATAGCATTTGATGAAGTACTTAAGACCATTAACAATGCCCGTCTAATAATATTAGGATTACCCTCCTCAGACTATGGATTACTACAAAATGTGGTATCTAATATATCTAGACACGGTAGTAACATTAGGATAATCCTAGGCAAAATGAGTAAGGAATTGTACAGGCTCTTCTACTATAGTGCCTCAGTATTTGTGATACCGTCAAGATGGGAACCATTTGGGTTAGTTGCAGTAGAGTCAATGGCTGTAGGAACACCTGTAGTTGCATACTCAGTAGGAGGACTAAGAGAGAGCGTATTAGACATCAGGGTTGACCAAGAACAGGGAACAGGACTATTGGTAGAACCGGAAAACGTCTGGGAACTATCGAAAGCGTTAATCTCTGCCTTGTCATTGTCCATCGCTTCAGAAACAAACAATGGAGATTTTCTAAAATACTCTGAAGTTAAAACGAATGATGTGAAGTTATGGGACAAAATAAGGCAAAATTGTGTAAGGAGAGTTAATGAGAATTTCAGATGGTCAGCAGGTGCTAAGCAGTTACAGGAGTGCTATTCTAAGGCTCAAACTATGGCAAAATATAGACTGTTAGCATCATTTTAACGCTATTTTAAATACTTACTATACAAGTTATAAACAATGCAGAAAGAAGTTCCACCAGGACAAAAATATGTAAAACGATTCATTTATTATGCAGCTTTAGGTGTACCCAAAGTAAACTTAAATGAGTATAGGCTCAAAATTTTTGGAGAGGTACAGAATAAAATAGAGATTACTTATGAAGAAATGCTGAAAATGATCGACGTAAAATATACTAAAGATTTTCATTGTGTCACAGGCTGGAGTGTAGAAAACGTTGAATGGGAGGGAATAAAGATGAAGACAATAGCTGAGAAGGCAAAAGTAAAGCCAGGAGCAAAATGGGTTATTTTCTACTCATTAGATGGTTACACTGCCGTAGTGCCATTAGAAGATGCCTTGAATGAGGATTCCATAATAGCCCTTATGATGAATGGTAAACCCCTAGATATTAAGTCAGGATTTCCCGCTAGACCGTTTATCCCTCACCTATATGGCTGGAAAAGTGCCAAATGGTTAACAGCAATACAGTTCTCGAGAGAATATATTGACGGATTCTGGGAGGAAAGAGGTTATCATGAAAGAGGAAATGTTTGGGATGAAGAAAGGTTTAAGGGACAAGGAGTAAGTCATGAAGGGAAGAAAAGAAATCCTATACTTTAACTTTTTATCCCATAGGATATTGAGGCATTTGTTGTTCTCCAGCACCTCTCTGCTGTGTTGGTGAAGCTGCAATATAGTCATCTATTTTTAGTAATGCTGTGACAGCTTCTGTGGCACTCTTTAGTACACTCTCCTTAACTATCAATGGATCAATGATGTTCTCCTTGGTTACGTCTTCTTCAACCTTACCCTTTAGTACATTAATTCCAGCAAATTTCATTCCACTCGCATGTAGATTCCTCAACTTCACAACAGTATCTATCTCATCCATACCTGCAGTTCCTGCTAAGGTTGAGGTAATCTCCTCTAGAGCATTTGCGAAAGCCTCTATCGCCAATTGTTCTTTTCCACCAACCTTCTTTGACTCTTCTCTGATCTTCATTGCTAACTCAACTTCATAAGATCCGCCACCACCAACTATGTATGGGCTCTCTATAACGTTCTTAATTGCGTTCAATGAATCTTGAAAACTCCTCTCTAGCTCATCCATTATGATTTCACTTGAACCCCTAATCAGAACCGTTACAGCTTTAGTGTCTTTGGAATCTTCTATGAGGATAACCTTTGAGTTACCAATTTTTCTCTCCTCCACTAATTCTGCTTGACCAAGATCTTCTGAAGAAACGTCTTTTAGTGAGGATATTATCTTAGCACCTGTAGCCTTAGCAACTTTCTCCACATCGCTCCTACTGACATTCTTTATCCCCATTATTCCTTTCTTAGCCAAGAAGTGTAACGCTATGTCGTCCATTCCTTTTTGAGTTATAACAACCTTTGCACCAATTTTTTCAAGGGTATCAATCATAGATCTTATGTACTTTGCCTGTTCCTCTAATGCTAACTTGATCTGAGAAGGATCATTAAAGCTCATCTTAGCAGAAATCTCAGGTTTCTCCACTTCCAGGGGGAAGTCTAGTATTGCTATTTTAGCTTTCTCAACTCTTCTTGGCATATTCTCATGTGCAACTTCCTTGTCCAAAATATATCCTCTGACTAAAGTTGTCTCGTCTACGCTTTCTCCCTTCTTCTTTATGAATTTAATATTAGATAAATCCACCTTATAAGCATTGTCCACTTTTTCCACAACGGATAATATTGCATCTATAGAGACATCTATTATTCTGTTTAAGGTTTCTGAATTTGCAAAGAATTTACTTGATAATGCGGTAAAGGCGACATTCTTTAGCGATTTCCTATCCTGTGGGTTCACACTTAAACCTACTGATTTACCAGTTTCTAAAGCGATTTGAAGCGCTTTCTTATATCCTTCAATAATAACGATTGGATGTATTTTTTGATCAATTAGTTTATCAGCTTCATCTGCCAAGAATCCACTTAATACTACTGCTGAAGTAGTACCGTCTCCTACCTGAGCGTCTTGAGCTTTAGCAGCTTCCACAACTAATTTTGCTGCGGGATGCTGTATATCCATTTCCTTTACTATTGTTACACCATCGTTTGTTATTGTAACATCTGACGTTCCTGAAATCAACATCTTATCCATTCCCTTTGGTCCTAAACTACTCTTCAACATTTCAGCCAAAGTTCTTACTGCTAATATGTTGTTCTTTATTACTGTGACACCACTTTGCTCTTTCGTTCCCTCTTTATATAGCGAGTACATGCATTTAAAAAGAACACCATAATATTTAAAACTACATGATGTGACTCTGCGGAACTGACGTTTTGATGAGAGAAACAGGGTCTGAGAATTGCTTAATCGAACTCAGCCTGAATCTTCTTTTTACCTTCTAGTAACTTAATGTTAAATGGAGGATTCTTCACTTCCTCTATACTTATGCCCATCCTCCTTAGCTCATTTACTGCTTTATCAATGTCATCTTCATGCGTCGCATACTTTATTCTCTCCTTTATCTGAATTAAAGAGCCATTCTGAGAATTGAATCTCTCTGCACTAACTGTGACCCATGTATTACCGTTTTTATAAATAAATAACACATCTTGCAGGTATCCGGGAATTACATGACTTACTCCGGCAAAGTAATAATCATTATACTTGTATACCTTAACCATATTTAACGATTCGCTTAGCGTTTTAATAAGATTTACTTACCCATGTTATCTACGCAAATCATCTTACCTTTACTCCCTCTATTATCCAATACTTATTTACTTCGCTAGCTGAAATTATTCTGAATTTTATAGAAAGTACCTTCAACGCGTCAACGGCGTTATTTTGTGGAACAATTATCATTCCCTTTCCTCCCCTTTTAGTTACTCTATGTGCCTCCCTAACAACATCATAATCCATGACTTCAGAGATTAGAACATTATCAAAAACAGAGTCCTTGAAAGGCAACGGAATTATCGCTCTTATCATTTCATCCTTACTGTCGAGCTTGTATGTGATCCCAGTTACGGTAATTGCGTCTTTTATTAATGGTGATCCTATTTGTAGTGTCCTCCCTTTTAATCTTAGATTAAGGTTGTTCTCGTAAATTTTAGGTGAGAAGAAATGTGAATTGACTATAATGAAGCCTTCAAAAGCAGATAACAGGCACAGTTCTCCGTCCAAAAGGTTTGGGGATATTATGAAGTCATATGTATGTTCAGTAAGTGGTAGTATTTTTCCGTATGAAAGATTAATGCTCTTTGACTCTGTACAGTTTTTAAGCTCGGCATTTAACACTTCTTTCAAGTTACTGGACTTCTCAGGTAGTAGGCGTAATAGTATCATTTAT is drawn from Sulfolobus acidocaldarius SUSAZ and contains these coding sequences:
- a CDS encoding histidine kinase is translated as MQIKTIMLQDPPVLSLYDKLYDAFKRINTRGIGRVIIVDKSLEGIVSTRDLISCIVDACEKTCNQAQLYELLNKEISKVMSPKPAYVYEDDDVIDALTIMVARNLGSLPVIDVEKKVKGIVTEREMMLIFQDLDHVYPVSKFMTKRVTTIYEDMPVVEGAKLMVKRGFRRLPVVDTEGKLVGVITAADILKNFLKHLSKNNLDTFYYEKIKDIKTPHVHTIDPNKSINEAAAKMLLERIGSLIVVDNDNVPTAIVTERDLIIALHYQLHLAR
- a CDS encoding glycogen debranching protein gives rise to the protein MHTPEECERKEWLLTFGTGGYSSSTICGINSRTYHGYLVVPLNPPHKRYLILSKFEDFLVLNREDFPLSTNHYSNAYYPDGYKYLKHFHWGRNYVKWIYDVNGIIVEKLLIASQGTNGVTIKYKATDGSIKVYPLMTFRSHHLVSQPENLIFTQKVKDNLVSLYRYDGSLALNFVVENKFKLTNTGYSYYDFFYVIDYELGNNSKENLYNPFFLTSEKNELTIHAYHNSFDKSEIKETPSDIIKLLGESSLNFLVKGHEGYSIVTGYHWFDEWGRDTFISLEGILLLQGLYDQAKEIINRYLQYNNKGLLPNHITPSGEPIYLGVDVSLWAINAIYKLYSYSRDTQFIRKIYPILQDIVESYMKGNGIVYTMGEILFHRGAPRTWMDASYNGRIVTPREGAAVEINALWYNALMILDYFSKILGDSSSLYREVAEKVKRSFMERFVTNWGLYDYLTPSFTPDNTIRPNQIFAISLPFNILPIEKGKSVMVTIEKELLRSYGLSTLSSKDPKYKPVYRGERAKRDEAYHNGLVWPWLIGAYVDAKLRYETDIVRSKLLLDTFKPLLEYAKLHNGFIPELFEDVPPYSNGGAIAQAWSVAEVYRAMNKLISL
- a CDS encoding glucan 1,3-alpha-glucosidase — its product is MRYVSIGNERTLINLDQLGRIIDIYYPHAGMENHTNGKPVRQYIFTQGKLIPDEEWRVSLNYFHNTNIAEINASINSDIRLLAYDFSDIYAPLYYRILKVYNTTDSPLKIKLIFNFDLDLYSTPFGDTAFIEPETNSIVHYKSRRYIGIELFSILKDMQEYSVGKEEIADEIRRGYLSNRPIENGDVQSALALELEINPSNSEKAYLALAFGRSLSEIKTLLRRANSTEIESSFVANHSFWSNWLLKSERKFSLQKMNDLYKISLLTIRDHMNENGSIIASSDYSFMGIYGDAYTYCWPRDSAISAYALDIAGYGELALKHYKFISKLISEEGFLYHKYNPDSTLASSWHPWIYKGKRILPIQEDETALEVWAIANHYRIYKDIDELVEIYRSFIKPALKFLMKFIEDGLPKPSFDLWEERYGIHIYTVSTVYGALTEASKLVYDMGDEVMASDMVSIAEYMKSMILRKMTYNGRFIRRLDENGNVDTTIDASMYSPFFFSVIDPKDPIMVSTINAIESALKVNGGIIRYEGDTYRRNKSRPNPWLITTLWVAEYYLRVGNVQKANEYISWVLDRAVPTGLLPEQVDPDNLQSTSVLPLVWSHSELVIASHQMKEAI
- a CDS encoding nucleotidyltransferase, producing MTRIEDIKVIIPIGGEATRLRPLTIETSKATVRLLNRPLIEYTLIELARQGIKEIIFGVRGYVNYRSLFDIYQEGIGFSARYHIKPRVHFKYQPRVDSIGNADSVRINMEYYNINDPVLVVQGDNLFKLDVKKLLEYHEEKRAMMTIVIKPMENVEEFGVAELESDNKIRRFVEKPRREEAPSNLVNTGIYVLSAEIRKIFESEEVREMYEMGKMDFGKDIIPYLIRKGYPVYAYKMDGLWFDVGTPGRYLDAVYTLLRELDERDVHGVRIVSNRRIFVQGTSYDSRKRRAKIKRMYRNGELKLEGNILIGRHCQIGKDTYIEESSIDNFTIIGRRVKVIKSAVMDRVYIGDNAIVERSIVGRHVEIRSSPKKPTVVVNSVIADGAVVDEGTEIVNSKIYPHKVINADSKLYDTILT
- a CDS encoding alpha-amylase, with protein sequence MRNVILGFEVHQPFRIKGSYFWNPQFRDNPIEKYFDNQLNRDVFLRAKQKCYIPATKIILDEIERGENEGYDVKVFYSISGTFMEQAEKWGREVIDLLQQLSYTKKVEFLSQTYYHSITGLWDDLDEWKEQVKQHSELIKEYFNQTPTTFENTELLVTPRILKEVENLGFKSIIMEGKESVLNGRSPNYVYRIKNSKLVGLLRNYRLSDDIAFRFSNRNWDQYPLTAQKLSDWLLWSEGDVGLIFVDYETFGEHHWPESGILDFLRWLPRELSRREIKMRLPKEVYDRAVQEIEITQTSSWADINKDESSWLGNIMQWAYDEMVRRTEMLAKELGKEYLKAWKYFTTSDHYYYLFLGSSSPAEVHSYFSSFNSPIDAFINEIYAISMFQEEMRKKLKIENEPFIFYKGLKRGKEVWTIDQYKELIKQKPEYKDFEKYIQEWIKQ
- a CDS encoding glycogen synthase; the encoded protein is MKRYESLWFEDELKHAWMISAELEKVASLGGLGPVVYNLSKELVKQGIKVTVIMPSHGRHLNDYYRSLLKLNEISLVAEGDRIGIDGKSYHYKLGFEHGNLDGINVVLIKGLDYNTGRIIDSWNIYDNAMEKSSLLARAVEKYAKFSIPNDIPSIIHVHDWHSVIAGVIAKFTFEARRVIVPLVFTIHLLNKVSAPWHYASEDWSGLINYPHYIWRIIKHDLYTTREVWDFFSSGSIEKFGSYEADLITSVSKSYLTYDIFNFIGNWIENKSCIHYNGTDWEIEETKKYAYSKFGTEDKAEIRKRLFDELEVLKITPEDYTTRNILWNNRFNIGIKDDWTYSRLENGPLILFAGRMVYQKGIDSLLIAFDEVLKTINNARLIILGLPSSDYGLLQNVVSNISRHGSNIRIILGKMSKELYRLFYYSASVFVIPSRWEPFGLVAVESMAVGTPVVAYSVGGLRESVLDIRVDQEQGTGLLVEPENVWELSKALISALSLSIASETNNGDFLKYSEVKTNDVKLWDKIRQNCVRRVNENFRWSAGAKQLQECYSKAQTMAKYRLLASF
- a CDS encoding oxidoreductase, whose product is MQKEVPPGQKYVKRFIYYAALGVPKVNLNEYRLKIFGEVQNKIEITYEEMLKMIDVKYTKDFHCVTGWSVENVEWEGIKMKTIAEKAKVKPGAKWVIFYSLDGYTAVVPLEDALNEDSIIALMMNGKPLDIKSGFPARPFIPHLYGWKSAKWLTAIQFSREYIDGFWEERGYHERGNVWDEERFKGQGVSHEGKKRNPIL